Sequence from the Sphingobium indicum B90A genome:
CAGATCCTGCTTGCGAAAGCACAGGGCGTAGTTGTTCCGACCGTCGAGCTGTCGCCCCTGCGCATCGAGATGGGCGACCGGATAAAGCGCTTCGCCCTTGTCCAGCACATAGATCTGGTCCATCGCCACGGCTGCGCGCAACAGGAAGTCCCGGCCGAAGCGGGAGCCGGCGTAGCTGGTCGACCAGCCGCCCGAAAGCGTGCCGAGATGACGCGTCTTCTCCCGAATGATGGCAAGGCCATCGGCGACGCCACGCTCGATGGCTGCACGCTCGTCCGGCGGCAGATGCGCGTAGCGGAAGCCGTTTTCGACGGTGAGGCCGATCCGGCGCAGGGATGCGACCAGGCCGGCATCCTCTTTCGATACGCGCCAGTCTTCAAGCACCGTGCCCAGGCTGGCCAGGAGCTTCAGGCCATCGGGCACGTCCTTCCTGTCGCCCGCCAGGGCGCGCTGCGATGTTATCGGCGCTTCGGTCAGGCGTCCCCTCTCAGACCATTGGTGCAGCCTTATCGCATCCTGAAGGCGATGTACGTTCGGTAGGTCCTGCGATCCGTCGACGAGGATGCGTCCCGCCACCATGAGGTAGCGCTGCGCGCTGCGGACGACTTTTACGCCCTTCGGGATTTCTCCGCGATAGTCCGGCCCGACGATGAAGATCGGCGGAAGCCGCCCGCCATGGCTGCTCTGACCATAGGATTGCCGCGTCTCGCTGTCGGCGTCGCCGAACTGAAAGACATAGTAGCGTGTCCCGAAGTCCGGCGTGTCGAGCTGAAACGGCCCTGCCTGCATGTCCAGGAAGGCGAGGCTGTAGAGCGTGTCGTTGTTCGGCGCGACGCCGATCCGCGTGTCGGGTCCGGCAAGGTCGCGCGCCTGCCCGATCCGGTTGATCGGCGCGGTGGCGAGCGTCGTCGGGCGAGGTGCGAAAGGATGCTCCGGCTGGGTTGCCTTCTGCCGCAACTGCGCCGCCCGAACCAGGGGGTAGCCCCAGACAGTGGCGCGGACGGCCAGCGTGTAAGAGTCGGTGCTTGCGCCGGCAAATATCTGCCGCGTGTTCGTCGCGTTTGGGAGCGGCCCTGCCTGGAGCGGCTGGGCAACGACGCTCAGCAGAAAGGCGAACAACAGCATGAGAGAACGGACTGGCGGCATGGAAGGTTCAATGCTCCTTGAGATCTCCCGCGTAGAAGCGGGATGCCCAGGCGATGCTGCCGGCGCCCGCGAGCGAGAACAGCACCACGGCCGACAGCGCGTAACGCAGCGATGTGTCCTGCATCCCTTCCGCCGCCGCCAGATGATCGCTGAGGAACCCCGTCACCGCCGGCCCCAGGCCCAGCCCGAACAGGTTGAAGACCAGCAGGGTCACGGCCGAGGTCAATGCCCGGATGCGCGGCGGGACGACAGACTGCGGGACGCCTATGATCGGGCCGTAATAGAAGAACATCAGCATGGTCGCCAGGAAGCCGAACGCCAGCGACGCCGTCAGCGAAGGGATCAGGAACTGGACCAGCGCGGCGGGGACCATCAGGAGCATCGCGGCGGCGCTCACCCAGACGCGGCCCGCCGGATTGCGCGATCCCGCCGCGTCCGACAGGCGGCCACCCAGATAGATGCCGATGCCGCCGCCCAGCCCGTTCATCAGCGCCAGCCAGGAGGCGACGTCGGCAAGCGGCATCTGGTGGACGCGCATGTAGAAGGGCGCGGACCAGCTCATCATCGCATATTGGGCGAAGGCATGAAGGGTCGTGCCGATCAGCATGTAGCGATAGGTCCGCAGCCGCCACAGGAAGCGCATGGCTTCGCCGAGGGGCGGCGCTTTTTCCGTTCTCGCGGAAAGGCCCGACCCCGTCCGCGCAGGTTCCCGCACGAGCAGCAGGACGAGCGGCGCCAGGGCCAGCCCCGCGACGCCGATCACCCCGAAGGCGAGACGCCACCCCAGCGCGGCGGCGATCCAGCCGCCCGATGCATAGCCGAGCATGATCCCGGCCGGGAGCGCCAGTCCCCACAGGGCAAGCGCCGTGACCCGCTTTTCGGGCGGGTAGTAATCGGCGATGATGGAATGGGAAGCGGGCACGGAACCGGCTTCCCCCAGCGCGACGCCGATGCGGAACGCGACCAGCGAGCCGAAGCCGGTCGCCAGGCCCGAAAGCGCGGTCATGCCGCTCCAGGTGGCGAGCGAGGCGGCGATGATGTTGCGGCGATTGAAGCGGTCCGCCAGCCGCGCGATGGGAACGGACAGCGTCGCGTAGAACAGCGCGAAGGCAAGGCCGGTGAGCAGTCCGAGCTGACCGTCGCTCAGCCCCAGCTCGCGCTTGATCGGTTCCTGAAGCACCGACAGGACCGTGCGATCGATATAGTTGAACATCGACACCAGCCCCAGCATGACCAGCATCGTCCGGCGCAACCCGGCGGCGGAGGTCGTCGGCGGGGCGGTGAGTCCGATGGGAGGGCTGTTCATGCGACTACCTCTTTAAAGGCTCTTTGATTGAAGGGAGGCCCGCTTGGGCGGGCCTCCCCGAATTATCGAACTTCCCTCGCCGGTGGTCCGCTTGGCAATCCCTCAGAATTTGAAACGAACCCCCGCCGTGAGCGTGCGCCCGGCGACGTTGTAGAGCGTGAACAGCGTCGGATAGAGAAGGCCCGGCGCGGCGGCCGCGGCCACCAGCGGCGGCTTGCGGTCGAACAGGTTGGTGGCTGTCACGAACAGCTCCGGTTCTCCGCGGACGTCGAACTTATAGGATGCCGTGGCGTCGGTATAGAAGACCGGCTTGATCGCCGGGACAGCATAAAAGGACGTCGGATCGTTCTTGAGGTTGCCGATGGTCACCTTGCCGATCATCGATTCCTGCACGA
This genomic interval carries:
- a CDS encoding DUF1254 domain-containing protein, which produces MPPVRSLMLLFAFLLSVVAQPLQAGPLPNATNTRQIFAGASTDSYTLAVRATVWGYPLVRAAQLRQKATQPEHPFAPRPTTLATAPINRIGQARDLAGPDTRIGVAPNNDTLYSLAFLDMQAGPFQLDTPDFGTRYYVFQFGDADSETRQSYGQSSHGGRLPPIFIVGPDYRGEIPKGVKVVRSAQRYLMVAGRILVDGSQDLPNVHRLQDAIRLHQWSERGRLTEAPITSQRALAGDRKDVPDGLKLLASLGTVLEDWRVSKEDAGLVASLRRIGLTVENGFRYAHLPPDERAAIERGVADGLAIIREKTRHLGTLSGGWSTSYAGSRFGRDFLLRAAVAMDQIYVLDKGEALYPVAHLDAQGRQLDGRNNYALCFRKQDLPPVDGFWSITLYYEKGFLAANPIDRYSIGDRTPGLAYGPDGSLRLLIQNDDPGADKRANWLPAPREPFMLMMRLYRPKAKAAEGGWHPPAIQPIAINVPPASGGCGAP
- a CDS encoding spinster family MFS transporter: MNSPPIGLTAPPTTSAAGLRRTMLVMLGLVSMFNYIDRTVLSVLQEPIKRELGLSDGQLGLLTGLAFALFYATLSVPIARLADRFNRRNIIAASLATWSGMTALSGLATGFGSLVAFRIGVALGEAGSVPASHSIIADYYPPEKRVTALALWGLALPAGIMLGYASGGWIAAALGWRLAFGVIGVAGLALAPLVLLLVREPARTGSGLSARTEKAPPLGEAMRFLWRLRTYRYMLIGTTLHAFAQYAMMSWSAPFYMRVHQMPLADVASWLALMNGLGGGIGIYLGGRLSDAAGSRNPAGRVWVSAAAMLLMVPAALVQFLIPSLTASLAFGFLATMLMFFYYGPIIGVPQSVVPPRIRALTSAVTLLVFNLFGLGLGPAVTGFLSDHLAAAEGMQDTSLRYALSAVVLFSLAGAGSIAWASRFYAGDLKEH